One part of the Salvelinus fontinalis isolate EN_2023a chromosome 4, ASM2944872v1, whole genome shotgun sequence genome encodes these proteins:
- the LOC129854045 gene encoding zinc finger protein 507-like has protein sequence MEDSSGVAILVPHSRGQKETVFIPERRLETPPGTLMEPRDDDQRQQQKQAADSLIEVIEKLSKIVEKRPRRFTLAGKKRALMSCASVRVPEIREGSGGSSPCKRARELEEEVKEQEIQPDKYAPAGSSRTITCYQCSLCRFLSPTLSLLKEHLRQHDEQHSDLILMCSECRFTSSHQEELEAHVRLHFDCSNSNKNPVPSQQASEGNEGLGMGGSVEEAVFKTAMDCAEEIPAKKKWYSYEEYGMYRCLICSYVCGQQRMLKTHAWKHAGLVDCSYPIFEDEAVAPAPPVVPPAEEAIVVLTPVPEKSQNLNKMSTFQINLCAPVAECGNEAMTEPITKSSKDPVTEEPMLEVQVTTETEVEPMQDCCHITSTKDSLLSSAQKIISCSPNSADHINVIVERLPCAEEPLATQPLSSPELGRDKSLLAAEEAGHVENQPLFVDKDGQQEVVIGWSNSESQQTTTDPPRDENAPPARRRTHSESLRLHSLAAETLVTMPMRTAEHIRSIVGQGSQSPDTGQRLLEMATAAAVAADRAPAAVEELTSMGSVGAALVDLELQGSREDWLAEGPAKAGISLSLLTVIERLKERSDQNASDEDILKELQDNAQSQYAGEVSACGGGDPGNPGGGLVDYIPGSERPYRCRLCRYSSGNKGYIKQHLRVHRQRQPYQCPICEHIALDSKDLESHMINHCKTRLYHCKQCTEAFYYKSQLRNHETDQHGLGDTGATLTPVTETTATMEESVKMTDDDSISSQKVYKCDVCDYTSSTYVGVRNHRRIHNSDKPYRCCSCDFATTNMNSLKSHMRRHPQEHQAVQLLEQYRCSLCGYVCSHPPSLKSHMWKHAGDQNYNYEQVNKAINEAISQSGRSPSAPQRVSAVGEAEQSGVVQGGKEDPAPLAGIPVDSVGGGSGASTELIQWSSREQAPQSETPQHSPPGKEGVQSRAGMEYCVLLFCCCICGFESTSKERLMEHMKEHEGDIISIILNKEQQQGAAQPAEGSTAQ, from the exons ATGGAGGACAGCAGTGGAGTTGCCATCTTGGTCCCCCACTCTAGAGGCCAAAAGGAGACTGTCTTCATCCCTGAAAGAAGGTTAGAAACGCCCCCAGGTACCCTGATGGAGCCCAGGGATGATGACCAGAGGCAGCAGCAGAAACAGGCTGCAGACTCCCTCATCGAGGTGATAGAGAAGCTCAGCAAGATCGTGGAGAAGCGCCCGCGTCGATTCACCCTGGCTGGGAAGAAGAGAGCCCTCATGTCCTGTGCCTCCGTCAGAGTCCCAGAGATCAGGGAGGGCAGTGGTGGGTCCTCCCCCTGTAAGAGAGCCCGGGAGTTGGAGGAAGAGGTGAAAGAGCAGGAGATCCAGCCAGACAAATATGCCCCCGCTGGCAGCAGTAGGACCATCACCTGTTACCAGTGCAGCCTGTGTCGGTTCCTGTCCCCGACCTTGAGCCTGCTTAAGGAGCACCTGCGGCAGCATGATGAGCAGCACAGTGACCTCATCCTCATGTGTTCTGAGTGTCGCTTCACCTCCAGCCACCAAGAGGAGCTAGAGGCCCACGTCAGGCTCCACTTTGACTGCAGCAACTCTAACAAGAACCCTGTACCCAGCCAGCAGGCCAGCGAGGGAAATGAGGGGTTAGGGATGGGGggtagtgtggaggaggctgtgTTCAAAACCGCCATGGACTGTGCTGAGGAGATCCCTGCTAAGAAGAAGTGGTACAGCTATGAGGAGTATGGGATGTACCGCTGCCTGATCTGCAGCTATGTGTGTGGACAGCAGCGAATGTTAAAGACCCATGCATGGAAGCACGCAGGTCTGGTGGACTGCTCTTACCCTATCTTTGAGGACGAGGCAGTGGCACCAGCACCTCCTGTAGTTCCTCCTGCAGAGGAAGCCATAGTAGTCCTCACCCCGGTCCCAGAGAAATCTCAGAACCTCAACAAAATGTCCACTTTCCAGATCAACCTCTGTGCCCCTGTGGCGGAATGTGGGAATGAGGCTATGACAGAACCAATCACCAAATCCTCTAAAGACCCTGTCACTGAGGAACCAATGTTGGAGGTACAGGTGACCACAGAGACTGAGGTGGAACCTATGCAGGACTGTTGTCATATTACCAGTACAAAAGACAGCCTCCTGTCGTCAGCCCAGAAGATCATCAGCTGCAGCCCCAATAGTGCAGACCATATCAACGTCATAGTGGAACGACTGCCCTGCGCAGAGGAACCTTTGGCCACCCAGCCCCTCTCCAGCCCAGAGTTGGGCAGAGACAAGAGCCTGCTGGCTGCAGAGGAGGCGGGCCATGTGGAGAACCAGCCACTGTTTGTTGACAAGGATGGGCAGCAGGAGGTGGTGATTGGCTGGAGCAACAGTGAGAGTCAGCAGACCACCACGGACCCCCCACGTGACGAGAATGCTCCCCCAGCCCGCAGGAGGACCCACTCTGAGTCTCTGAGGCTGCACTCCCTGGCCGCTGAAACCCTGGTGACCATGCCCATGAGGACCGCGGAGCACATCAGGAGCATCGTGGGCCAGGGCTCCCAGAGCCCTGACACGGGCCAGAGGCTCCTGGAGATGGCCACGGCTGCAGCAGTAGCAGCCGACAGAGCCCCTGCAGCAGTAGAGGAGCTGACCAGCATGGGCAGCGTGGGGGCAGCGCTGGTAGACCTAGAGCTGCAGGGGTCCAGAGAGGACTGGCTGGCCGAGGGCCCCGCCAAGGCTGGCATCAGCCTGTCCCTGCTGACGGTCATAGAGAGGCTAAAGGAGCGCTCGGACCAGAATGCCTCGGACGAGGACATCCTGAAGGAGCTCCAGGACAACGCCCAGAGCCAATACGCTGGGGAGGTCAGCGCCTGTGGGGGGGGGGACCCGGGTAACCCTGGTGGGGGTCTGGTGGACTACATCCCTGGCAGCGAGAGGCCCTACCGCTGTCGCCTGTGTCGCTACAGTAGTGGGAACAAGGGCTACATCAAGCAGCACCTGCGAGTACACCGCCAGAGACAGCCCTACCAGTGTCCCATCTGTGAACACATTGCCCTGGACAGCAAAGATCTAGAGAGCCACATGATCAACCACTGCAAGACCAGGCTGTACCACTGCAAGCAGTGTACTGAGGCCTTCTATTACAAA AGTCAGCTGAGGAACCACGAGACAGACCAGCACGGTTTGGGCGACACCGGCGcaacactaacccctgtcacTGAAACCACGGCAACCATGGAGGAATCTGTAAAGATGACAGACGATG ACTCCATCAGTTCGCAGAAGGTGTACAAATGTGACGTGTGTGATTACACCAGCTCCACGTACGTTGGAGTTCGGAACCACCGGAGGATCCATAACTCTGACAAGCCTTACAG GTGCTGCAGCTGTGACTTTGCCACGACCAACATGAACAGCCTGAAGAGCCACATGAGGAGACATCCCCAGGAGCACCAAGCTGTCCAGCTACTGGAGCAGTACAG GTGTTCACTCTGTGGCTATGTGTGCAGTCACCCTCCGTCCCTCAAGTCTCACATGTGGAAGCACGCTGGCGATCAGAACTACAACTACGAGCAGGTGAACAAAGCCATCAACGAGGCCATCTCCCAGAGCGGCCG ttCCCCCAGTGCCCCGCAAAGGGTTTCAGCAGTGGGGGAGGCAGAGCAGTCTGGTGTGGTGCAGGGTGGGAAGGAGGACCCAGCACCTCTAGCAGGAATCCCTGTGGACAGTGTGGGAGGTGGCTCAGGGGCATCAACAGAGCTCATCCAGTGGTCCTCCAGAGAGCAGGCCCCCCAGAGTGAAACCCCCCAGCACAGCCCCCCCGGGAAGGAGGGGGTCCAGTCCCGGGCCGGCATGGAGTATTGTGTGCTGCTGTTCTGCTGCTGTATCTGTGGCTTTGAGTCTACCAGCaaggagagactgatggagcACATGAAGGAACATGAAGGAGACATCATCAGCATCATCCTGAACAAGGAGCAGCAGCAGGGAGCAGCCCAACCAGCAGAGGGCAGCACAGCACAGTGA